In the Apteryx mantelli isolate bAptMan1 chromosome 1, bAptMan1.hap1, whole genome shotgun sequence genome, one interval contains:
- the SVOPL gene encoding putative transporter SVOPL has protein sequence MAAAPKEATNAIIGLEEIRTEKQEPPKGQKTFTVEEAVETIGFGRFHIALFLIMGSTGVVEAMEIMLIAVVSPLIRCEWHLQDWQVALVTTMVFFGYMVFSIVLGLLADRYGRWKILLLSFLWGAYFSLLTSFSPSYIWFVFLRAMVGGGVSGHSQGLIIKTEFLPTKYRGYMLPLSQVFWLAGSLLIIGLASVVNPTIGWRWLIRIASIPGIILILVFKFIPESARYNVSTGNDEAAVATLRRIARMNRATMPEGILREPANESRGRFKDLIHPKYLRTTLQIWIIWLGIAFAYYGVILASAELLERDIVCGSPAPAGEEAGDVSEESRSPCHCRLFGPSAYQTMIISTVGEIALNPLNILGINFLGRRLSLCITMTCTALFFLLLNICTSSAGMTGFLFMLRALVSANFNTIYIYTAEVYPTTMRALGMGTSGSLCRVGAMVAPFIAQVLMSASFIGALCLFASVCIVCAISAFTLPIETKGRALQQAK, from the exons ATGGCCGCTGCACCAAAAGAGGCAACAAATGCTATCATCGGCTTGGAGGAAATCCGCACAGAGAAACAAGAGCCTCCAAAGG GGCAGAAGACATTTACGgtggaagaagctgtggaaacCATTGGGTTTGGGAGATTCCACATAGCACTTTTCCTCATTATGGGAAGCACTGGT GTGGTTGAAGCCATGGAGATCATGCTAATAGCTGTTGTTTCCCCTCTCATCCGATGTGAGTGGCATCTTCAAGACTGGCAGGTGGCTTTAGTGACAACG ATGGTGTTTTTCGGCTACATGGTCTTCAGCATAGTCCTTGGGCTCCTGGCTGACAGGTATGGCCGCTGGAAG attctgctgctctccttcctctggGGGGCCTATTTCTCCCTGCTGACCTCATTTTCTCCATCCTACATCTGGTTTGTGTTCCTGAGGGCCATGGTAGGCGGTGGCGTATCGGGCCACTCGCAAGG GCTTATCATAAAAACTGAATTTTTGCCTACCAAATACCGAGGATACATGTTGCCTTTATCTCAG GTGTTTTGGTTGGCAGGCTCCTTGTTAATCATTGGCCTAGCATCAGTGGTCAACCCAACCATCGGCTGGCGGTGGCTGATCAGAATAGCCTCCATTCCTGGCATCATCCTCATCCTGGTCTTCAAG TTCATCCCAGAGTCCGCTAGGTACAACGTGTCCACGGGAAACGACGAGGCTGCCGTGGCCACGCTGCGGAGGATCGCCAGGATGAACCGCGCGACAATGCCTGAAGGGATCCTGAGGGAGCCTGCAAAC GAAAGCAGAGGAAGATTCAAGGACCTCATACACCCCAAATACTTAAGAACCACGTTACAAATATGGATCATATG GCTTGGCATCGCTTTTGCTTATTATGGTGTTATCTTGGCCAGCGCTGAATTACTGGAACGGGATATAGTCTGTGGTTCTCCAGCACCAGCAGGGGAGGAAGCTGGAGATGTCTCCGAGGAGAGCCGGAGCCCGTGTCACTGTCGCTTATTCGGCCCTTCTGCTTACCAGACCATGATCATCAGCACAGTCGGAGAGATCGCAt TAAATCCCTTGAACATTCTAGGCATCAATTTCCTCGGGAGACGCCTGAGCCTGTGTATAACCATGACCTGTACAGCactattctttcttcttctcaatATCTGCACTTCGAG TGCGGGCATGACTGGGTTTCTCTTCATGCTACGTGCCTTGGTTTCAGCAAACTTCAACACCATCTACATTTACACAGCAGAG GTTTACCCCACCACAATGCGAGCCCTGGGGATGGGAACAAGTGGGTCCTTGTGTCGTGTTGGAGCGATGGTGGCACCGTTTATAGCACAA gtTCTTATGAGTGCTTCTTTCATTGGGGCCCTGTGTCTTTTCGCATCTGTGTGCATTGTGTGTGCAATCTCTGCATTCACATTGCCCATTGAAACAAAGGGCAGGGCACTGCAG caAGCTAAATGA